In the genome of Geotrypetes seraphini chromosome 14, aGeoSer1.1, whole genome shotgun sequence, one region contains:
- the LOC117348124 gene encoding LOW QUALITY PROTEIN: uncharacterized protein LOC117348124 (The sequence of the model RefSeq protein was modified relative to this genomic sequence to represent the inferred CDS: inserted 1 base in 1 codon), with product MDYLINEANNAGLILGKTYILPSSXTGSPRNMLQNYQDATAIVRKYGKPDLFITMTCNPKWEEIVNNLQHGQTADARPDLVARVFNIKLKAMINDICKKHIFGLTKAIVYVIEFQKRGLPHAHKLLILKDDNNPKTEEVIDKIVSAEIPNITTTPRLYAIVTKHMIHGSCGMHNLNSPCMTNGKCTKDYPKPFQQQTIANINGYPKYRRRNTGQISNVNSKTIDNTWVVPYNPYLALKYNCHINVEVCASVKSVKYLFKYVYKGHDCANVVTEEHGSLNDDEIKTFMNSRYVSAPEAAWRLNGFEMHYQSHTIHRLAVHLPDKQTIFFNPNNISTAAHIASQRNTHLTAWFKLNQDHEGSKEYIIPRHSLILCV from the exons ATGGACTATTTAATTAATGAAGCCAACAATGCAGGCCTAATTCTTGGAAAAACTTATATTTTGCCTTCCT TTACAGGTAGCCCTAGAAACATGCTACAAAATTATCAAGATGCAACGGCAATTGTCAGAAAATATGGCAAACCTGATCTTTTCATTACAATGACGTGCAACCCCAAATGGGAAGAGATTGTTAATAACCTACAACATGGTCAAACTGCCGATGCACGCCCAGATTTAGTTGCAAGAGTATTTAACATAAAACTAAAAGCTATGATCAATGATATctgtaaaaaacatatttttggaCTAACAAAAGCCATTGTATACGTAATTGAATTTCAAAAGAGGGGTTTACCACATGCTCACAAACTACTCATTCTTAAAGATGATAATAACCCAAAAACAGAAGAAGTGATAGACAAAATTGTATCTGCAgaaattccaaatataaccaccACTCCTCGCTTATATGCAATTGTAACAAAACATATGATTCATGGATCATGTGGAATGCACAATCTTAATTCTCCATGTAtgacaaatggcaaatgcactaAGGATTACCCAAAGCCATTTCAACAACAAACCATTGCAAATATTAATGGTTATCCCAAATACAGACGGCGAAACACAGGCCAAATTTCAAATGTGAACAGCAAGACAATTGATAATACTTGGGTTGTACCATATAATCCATATCTAGCCCTCAAGTACAATTGCCACATTAATGTTGAAGTCTGTGCTTCTGTGAAAAGCGtcaaatacctttttaaatatGTATACAAAGGTCATGATTGTGCAAATGTTGTAACTGAAGAACACGGTAGTTTAAATGATGATGAAATTAAAACTTTTATGAATTCAAGATATGTGAGCGCTCCAGAAGCAGCATGGCGTTTGAATGGATTTGAAATGCATTATCAATCACATACCATACACAGATTAGCAGTACATCTGCCTGACAAACAAACTATATTTTTCAACCCAAATAACATTTCCACAGCAGCACACATAGCTTCACAACGCAATACtcatttgacagcttggttcaAACTAAATCAAGACCACGAAGGAAGCAAGGAGTATATTATACCCAGACATTCCTTAATACTATGTGTTTGA